From the genome of uncultured Bacteroides sp., one region includes:
- a CDS encoding cofactor-independent phosphoglycerate mutase, translating to MKHIIILGDGMADWPVKSLQNKTLLQYAKTPYMDLLAKMGKTGQLITVAPGFHPGSEVANMSVLGYNLPQVYEGRGPLEAASIGVELKPDEMAIRCNLICVEGEILKNHSSGHISTEDADVLIKFLQEKLGSDRVTFHTGVAYRHLLVIKGGNKNIECTPPHDVPLHPFRPLLVKATVPEAQETADLINDLILKSQELLKDHPLNLKRVAEGKDPANSIWPWSPGYRPKMETIAQTFPFIKKGAVISAVDLINGIGYYAGLRRIPVEGATGLYDTNYENKVAAALEALRTDDFVYLHIEASDEAGHEGDVDLKLKTIENLDSRAVGPIYEAVKNWDEPVAIAVLPDHPTPCELRTHTSDPVPFLIYYPGIEADSVQTFDEFSVKEGVYGLLKENEFINAFLSNE from the coding sequence ATGAAACATATAATAATATTAGGTGATGGTATGGCCGACTGGCCAGTCAAGTCACTACAAAACAAGACGCTTTTGCAATATGCAAAGACGCCTTACATGGATTTACTGGCAAAGATGGGGAAGACCGGACAACTGATTACTGTTGCTCCGGGTTTTCATCCCGGAAGTGAGGTGGCAAACATGTCGGTTCTTGGTTACAACTTGCCACAAGTGTACGAAGGTCGCGGCCCTCTTGAAGCTGCAAGCATAGGAGTTGAGCTAAAACCAGACGAGATGGCCATACGATGCAATCTGATTTGCGTTGAAGGAGAGATTTTAAAGAATCACTCTTCCGGTCATATTTCCACTGAAGATGCAGATGTGCTTATCAAATTTCTGCAAGAGAAGTTGGGCAGTGATCGTGTAACCTTTCATACCGGAGTGGCTTACCGTCACTTGCTGGTTATCAAAGGAGGAAATAAAAACATAGAGTGTACGCCTCCTCACGACGTACCGCTCCATCCGTTCCGCCCGTTACTGGTTAAGGCTACAGTGCCCGAAGCTCAGGAAACCGCGGATTTGATAAATGATTTGATATTAAAATCTCAGGAACTGCTCAAAGATCATCCACTAAACCTGAAGCGTGTGGCTGAGGGTAAAGATCCTGCAAACAGTATCTGGCCATGGTCGCCGGGCTATCGTCCAAAGATGGAAACTATTGCCCAGACATTTCCTTTCATCAAGAAAGGAGCTGTTATCTCAGCGGTCGACTTAATAAACGGAATTGGCTACTACGCCGGTCTTCGCCGCATTCCGGTGGAAGGTGCAACCGGACTTTATGATACCAATTATGAGAATAAGGTTGCAGCAGCACTCGAAGCTCTTCGCACAGACGATTTTGTTTACCTGCACATTGAAGCAAGTGATGAGGCCGGACACGAAGGGGATGTGGATCTGAAACTGAAAACCATTGAGAATCTGGATTCCCGTGCGGTAGGTCCTATCTATGAAGCGGTAAAGAACTGGGATGAACCGGTTGCCATAGCTGTGCTTCCCGATCATCCTACCCCATGTGAACTGCGTACGCATACTTCGGATCCGGTGCCGTTCCTTATTTATTACCCCGGCATTGAAGCCGATTCTGTGCAGACTTTTGATGAATTCTCAGTGAAAGAGGGAGTATATGGTTTATTAAAGGAAAATGAGTTCATTAACGCATTTTTGAGCAATGAATAA